A region from the Deinococcus multiflagellatus genome encodes:
- a CDS encoding phosphoenolpyruvate carboxylase yields the protein MTIRDDVRVLGRLLGQVLKEQEGEAFFGLVERTRALVREVRAGGDDRDLREMIAGLSGAEAGNLARAFTWYFQLVNLAEEYERVRVLRASGGVRPQSLAQALHELRAQGLSAEDTEALLARLDLGLTFTAHPTEMRRRTVRRHLEAVARALPALGDEGEGGPAAEGIAAHVEALWRTPELRRLKPTVLDEVKGGLNYVASIAQALPGLQRDLNAAFREVYGRDTAATLPLSFSSWMGGDRDGNPFVTPQATREALALHRDRAQEVLLALIQQAFADLSQEAHGTEAYRDELQALFDAVQAGETVDLVGRLSALDASLRAAGQRRSAEVLLTPLLTVARVFGQHLVSLDIREHSAQTGAAVAELLRAAGVEADYLALPEHAKQELLIRELRSRRPLWPAGEALTGTLETAIGPIREVREAVALAGPRAFGRYVISMAESVSDVLEPLLLAREVGLRVLPVPLFETLDDLTRAPQVVWELLSLPEYRAVLGGDVQEIMLGYSDSNKDTGFLAANWALHEAQRQISDVCRRAGVRWRFFHGRGTSIGRGGGPASRAILGQPAGTIDAGLRITEQGEALADKYSHPVLARRNLEQALYGLLLSAARPGGELKPEWLEAMTRAAQRSAQAYRALVDDPAFLPFFEAVTPIHEIARLNIASRPVRRPGAPTLGNLRAIPWVMSWTQNRAGLPGWYGLQEGLQEIGAQTAREMYAAWPFFRTVLDNAQMSLAKSDPLIFDEYLRLSPPSPLAAHLKDAYARTVALVQEVVGAELMAGEPRLKASIGLRNPYIDPIHRIQVELLRRSRDKEGGLDEFERPLLLSIQGIAAGVRNTG from the coding sequence ATGACAATCCGTGACGACGTGAGGGTGCTGGGCCGGCTGCTGGGCCAGGTGCTGAAAGAGCAGGAAGGCGAGGCGTTTTTTGGGCTGGTGGAGCGCACGCGCGCCCTGGTGCGCGAGGTGCGCGCGGGGGGCGACGACCGCGACCTGCGGGAGATGATCGCGGGCCTGTCGGGCGCGGAGGCAGGCAACCTCGCCCGGGCCTTTACCTGGTATTTCCAGCTGGTCAATCTGGCCGAGGAATACGAGCGGGTGCGGGTGCTGCGCGCCTCGGGCGGGGTGCGGCCCCAGAGTCTGGCCCAGGCGCTGCATGAGCTGAGGGCACAGGGCCTGAGCGCCGAGGACACCGAAGCACTGCTGGCACGGCTGGACCTGGGCCTGACCTTCACGGCCCACCCCACCGAGATGCGGCGGCGCACCGTGCGCCGGCACCTGGAAGCGGTGGCGCGCGCCCTGCCGGCCCTGGGGGACGAGGGCGAGGGTGGCCCCGCCGCCGAGGGCATCGCCGCCCATGTGGAGGCGCTGTGGCGCACCCCGGAACTGCGGCGCCTGAAACCCACGGTGCTGGACGAGGTCAAGGGTGGCCTGAACTATGTCGCCAGCATTGCCCAGGCGCTGCCGGGGTTGCAGCGCGACCTGAACGCGGCCTTCCGCGAGGTCTATGGCCGCGACACCGCCGCCACCCTGCCCCTGAGTTTTTCCTCGTGGATGGGCGGGGACCGCGACGGCAATCCGTTTGTGACCCCGCAGGCCACCCGGGAAGCCCTGGCCCTGCACCGGGACCGCGCGCAGGAGGTGCTGCTGGCGCTGATCCAGCAGGCGTTTGCCGACCTGAGCCAGGAGGCACACGGCACCGAGGCCTACCGCGACGAGTTGCAGGCCCTGTTCGACGCAGTGCAGGCCGGCGAGACGGTGGACCTTGTGGGCCGCCTGTCGGCCCTGGACGCCAGCCTGCGCGCGGCCGGGCAACGCCGCAGCGCCGAGGTGCTGCTCACCCCGCTGCTGACGGTGGCGCGGGTGTTCGGGCAGCACCTGGTCAGCCTGGACATCCGCGAGCACTCGGCGCAGACGGGCGCGGCGGTGGCCGAGTTGCTGCGCGCCGCCGGCGTAGAAGCCGATTACCTGGCCCTGCCGGAACACGCCAAGCAGGAACTCCTGATCCGCGAACTGCGCTCGCGCCGCCCGCTGTGGCCGGCGGGCGAGGCCCTGACGGGCACGCTGGAAACCGCCATTGGCCCCATCCGCGAGGTGCGGGAAGCGGTGGCGCTGGCGGGGCCCCGGGCCTTTGGCCGCTACGTGATCAGCATGGCCGAGAGTGTCAGTGACGTGCTCGAGCCGCTGCTGTTGGCGCGCGAGGTGGGCCTGCGGGTGCTGCCGGTGCCGCTCTTTGAAACCCTGGACGACCTGACCCGGGCGCCGCAGGTGGTGTGGGAACTGCTTTCACTGCCGGAATACCGCGCGGTGTTGGGCGGCGACGTGCAGGAAATCATGCTGGGCTACAGCGATTCCAACAAGGACACCGGCTTCCTGGCCGCTAACTGGGCCCTGCACGAGGCACAGCGGCAGATCAGCGACGTGTGCCGCCGCGCCGGGGTGCGCTGGCGCTTTTTCCACGGGCGCGGCACCTCGATTGGGCGCGGGGGCGGGCCAGCCAGCCGGGCCATCCTGGGCCAGCCGGCAGGCACCATTGACGCGGGCCTGCGCATCACCGAGCAGGGCGAAGCCCTGGCCGACAAGTACAGCCACCCCGTCCTGGCGCGGCGCAACCTCGAACAGGCGCTCTACGGGCTGCTGCTCTCGGCGGCGCGGCCCGGGGGCGAACTGAAGCCCGAGTGGCTGGAGGCCATGACCCGGGCCGCGCAGCGCAGCGCCCAGGCCTACCGCGCCCTGGTGGACGACCCGGCGTTCCTGCCCTTTTTCGAGGCGGTCACGCCCATCCACGAGATTGCCCGCCTGAACATTGCCAGCCGCCCGGTGCGCCGCCCCGGGGCGCCCACCCTGGGCAACCTGCGCGCCATTCCCTGGGTGATGAGCTGGACACAGAACCGCGCGGGGCTGCCCGGCTGGTACGGGCTGCAAGAAGGCCTGCAGGAAATTGGCGCCCAGACGGCGCGCGAGATGTACGCCGCATGGCCTTTTTTCCGCACAGTGCTGGACAACGCCCAGATGAGCCTCGCCAAGAGTGACCCCCTGATTTTCGACGAGTACCTGCGCCTGAGCCCCCCTTCCCCGCTGGCCGCGCACCTGAAAGACGCCTACGCGCGCACTGTGGCCCTGGTGCAGGAGGTGGTGGGCGCCGAACTGATGGCGGGCGAGCCGCGCCTGAAAGCCAGCATTGGCCTGCGCAATCCCTACATTGACCCCATTCACCGCATTCAGGTGGAGCTGCTGCGCCGCAGCCGGGACAAGGAAGGCGGCCTGGACGAGTTCGAGCGCCCGCTGCTGCTGTCCATTCAGGGTATTGCGGCGGGGGTGCGGAATACGGGGTAA